A part of Parvimonas micra genomic DNA contains:
- a CDS encoding ABC transporter permease translates to MKKTLFKNFYRTIFRTFPKFVSIVFMIALGVMVFVGLKITPYIMRGSVDECVKEGNLYDYKISSNFGLQKEDENIISNLKNLKDVEYGYSINLKDEDRKVDFTIENKPEKISTVQVVEGKDIESDSDILLDERLKDKYKIGDEIDFKNVEKFGIFKDEVKKLKQSKFTVKGFIKSPEVLTTLLMGTTENGYLAIVSKDTFDFSYFSYAKITFSDLNGLNRNSKEYKKLSNKRKIELQDSFKGRAGEVYNVIYAQKREALDDSKEEVNKNKFDIEESEKKLQQNLEKVQSGRKDLRRAFADLDYQKNQFIKQINQNESKLTTALDELYSKKAELDKNKEILTEKNNSLIKDKADLENSKTDIELQIKNENKELKLLEENYKANLIEESEYKAKKEEITKKLAVLNATLEKIKKNSALLDAGLSDISSKINELFEAEQKLSSGIVNLENKKYELEAKYEEGLNKFDKYYSKLVQKKAEIEENNLKLNKGKDELEDAKGKISDADSKISDGDEVLSKLIEPNYNIEEGFVSSAMSKVYFAANGIYGVSNVFSLFFYFIALLVSLTTMTRMVDENRIQIGTLKALGYSNIDIAKQYFYYGLLASIIGGIIGTILGFKVISPLVYRSYLKAFIFKKVFDSYYPQIIVVGILIAIFCTAFVSYVTCIRTLKEKISSLMRAKAPKSGNFVFLEKIPYIWKELSFLQKATLRNVFRYKLRLSMTIIGVMGCMGLLVLGFGIKDSLDGVSDLQYSKYTKYHSSVIYNPMSLGKDLEKFNEDIKSNKDIKESIDISLISVNIKSKKTFDEKIGVFTTDNLSDFSKFFGLYNGDKKIEKLDDGIYINRKLAEKFSLSVGDEITFINNNKEYKGVVAGIFENHVGNFFIMNEKTYEQTFFRKPIKNTKLLILNDGSKSNVEKVINELEKDPVAVKGTNIYSLKRIIDDASYSINSIILVIVICSGFLSIVVLYNLSNINISERKREIATLKVLGFYPLEIDNYIYKETVILTIIGIGLGVFVGHSLHINIMEQLAMDSIRFFNKVKLISYIYSALVTLFFTFIVYFVVKIMLSKVPMIESLKDVE, encoded by the coding sequence ATGAAAAAAACATTGTTTAAAAATTTTTACAGAACAATTTTTAGGACATTTCCGAAATTTGTATCTATTGTATTTATGATAGCACTTGGAGTAATGGTCTTTGTAGGACTTAAAATAACTCCATACATCATGAGAGGAAGTGTTGATGAATGTGTAAAAGAAGGAAATTTATATGATTATAAAATTTCTTCTAATTTTGGCTTGCAAAAAGAGGATGAGAATATAATTTCCAATTTAAAAAACTTAAAAGATGTTGAATATGGTTACAGTATAAATCTTAAAGATGAGGATAGAAAAGTAGATTTTACCATTGAAAACAAGCCTGAAAAAATCAGTACCGTTCAAGTAGTAGAGGGGAAAGATATTGAATCCGATTCTGACATTTTGTTGGATGAAAGATTAAAAGATAAATATAAAATCGGAGATGAAATAGACTTTAAAAATGTTGAAAAATTTGGAATTTTTAAAGATGAAGTAAAAAAATTAAAACAAAGTAAATTTACAGTTAAAGGCTTTATCAAAAGTCCTGAGGTTTTAACTACATTGTTAATGGGAACTACTGAAAATGGATATTTGGCGATAGTTTCAAAAGACACTTTTGATTTCAGTTATTTTTCTTATGCAAAAATTACTTTTTCAGACCTAAATGGTTTGAATAGAAATAGTAAAGAGTATAAAAAACTGTCAAACAAAAGAAAAATAGAGTTACAAGACTCATTCAAAGGTAGAGCCGGAGAAGTATATAATGTTATTTATGCTCAAAAAAGAGAAGCATTAGATGATAGCAAGGAAGAGGTTAATAAAAATAAATTTGATATTGAAGAAAGTGAAAAGAAATTACAACAAAATCTTGAAAAAGTACAAAGTGGAAGAAAAGATTTAAGAAGAGCATTTGCGGATTTGGATTATCAAAAAAATCAATTTATTAAGCAGATAAATCAAAATGAATCAAAATTGACAACAGCCCTAGATGAGTTGTATTCTAAAAAAGCAGAGTTGGATAAAAACAAAGAAATTTTAACTGAAAAAAATAATTCTTTAATAAAAGATAAAGCAGATTTGGAAAATTCAAAAACCGATATTGAGCTACAAATAAAAAATGAAAACAAAGAATTAAAATTGCTTGAAGAAAACTACAAGGCAAACTTAATTGAAGAAAGCGAATATAAGGCAAAAAAAGAAGAAATTACTAAAAAATTGGCTGTTTTAAATGCAACTCTTGAAAAAATCAAAAAAAATTCAGCTTTGCTTGATGCCGGTCTGTCAGATATTTCTTCAAAGATTAATGAATTGTTTGAAGCGGAGCAAAAATTATCTTCCGGAATCGTAAATTTGGAAAATAAAAAGTATGAATTGGAAGCAAAGTACGAGGAAGGGTTGAATAAATTTGACAAATACTATTCAAAGTTAGTTCAAAAAAAGGCTGAAATTGAAGAAAACAACTTAAAATTAAATAAAGGTAAAGATGAATTGGAAGATGCTAAAGGAAAAATTTCCGATGCAGATAGCAAAATTTCTGACGGCGATGAAGTTTTATCTAAATTGATAGAGCCAAATTACAATATTGAAGAAGGATTTGTTTCATCTGCAATGTCAAAAGTATATTTTGCAGCAAATGGAATCTATGGTGTTTCAAATGTATTCTCACTATTTTTCTATTTCATTGCACTTTTGGTATCACTTACAACAATGACTAGAATGGTAGATGAAAATAGAATACAAATAGGAACTTTAAAAGCTCTAGGATATAGTAATATCGACATTGCAAAACAATACTTTTACTATGGACTTTTAGCAAGTATCATTGGAGGAATAATAGGTACTATATTAGGTTTTAAAGTGATTTCTCCACTTGTTTACAGATCCTATCTAAAAGCATTTATATTTAAAAAAGTTTTTGACAGTTACTACCCACAAATAATTGTTGTCGGAATATTAATTGCAATTTTTTGCACAGCTTTTGTGTCCTATGTAACATGTATAAGAACGCTAAAAGAAAAAATTTCATCACTTATGAGAGCAAAGGCTCCAAAGTCAGGAAATTTTGTTTTTCTTGAAAAAATACCATATATATGGAAAGAACTCTCATTTTTACAAAAAGCAACTTTAAGAAATGTGTTTAGGTACAAACTTAGATTGTCAATGACAATTATAGGTGTAATGGGTTGTATGGGACTTTTAGTGCTGGGATTTGGAATAAAAGACAGCTTAGACGGAGTTTCCGATTTACAATACTCAAAATATACAAAATATCATTCATCAGTTATCTACAATCCAATGTCATTGGGGAAAGATTTGGAAAAATTTAATGAAGATATAAAATCAAACAAGGACATTAAAGAAAGTATTGATATATCATTAATATCCGTAAATATAAAATCCAAAAAGACCTTTGATGAAAAAATAGGTGTCTTTACAACTGACAATTTGAGTGATTTTTCAAAGTTCTTTGGACTATATAATGGAGACAAAAAAATTGAAAAATTAGATGACGGAATCTATATAAATAGAAAATTAGCCGAAAAATTTTCACTTTCAGTTGGAGATGAAATAACCTTTATAAATAACAATAAAGAATATAAAGGAGTCGTTGCAGGAATCTTTGAAAATCATGTTGGTAATTTCTTTATAATGAATGAAAAAACTTATGAACAAACCTTTTTCAGAAAACCTATAAAAAACACTAAACTATTAATTTTAAACGACGGAAGTAAGAGCAATGTTGAAAAAGTAATAAATGAATTAGAAAAAGATCCCGTTGCCGTAAAAGGCACAAACATATACTCCTTGAAAAGAATAATTGATGACGCATCCTACAGCATAAACTCAATTATTTTAGTAATCGTAATATGCTCGGGCTTCTTGTCAATCGTAGTTTTATACAACTTAAGTAATATAAATATCTCTGAAAGAAAAAGAGAAATTGCAACACTTAAAGTTTTAGGATTCTATCCTTTAGAAATTGACAACTACATCTACAAAGAAACTGTAATACTAACAATAATAGGAATAGGACTCGGTGTCTTTGTAGGCCATAGTCTGCACATAAACATAATGGAACAACTTGCTATGGACTCAATCAGATTTTTCAACAAAGTAAAACTTATAAGCTACATTTACTCAGCACTAGTAACACTATTTTTCACATTTATAGTTTACTTCGTAGTAAAAATAATGCTTAGCAAAGTTCCAATGATAGAATCATTAAAAGACGTGGAATAG
- a CDS encoding restriction endonuclease subunit S — MSKIYELLKNEKVEWKKLGEVCNIKRGRVISKIYLEEHKGEFPVYSSQTRNNGEIGRISTYDFDGEFATWTTDGAYAGTVFYRNGKFSVTNICGLIEPKDNKKLSVKFIVYWLQIEAKKHVKGGSGNPKLMSNVVERIKIPIPSIETQEKIVKTLDKFTNYVTELQSELQSELQSRTKQYEYYRDMLLSEEYLNKLSCHLEENRLLKLEWKTLDEISVGSLSYGSGASAIDYDGETRYIRITDINDSGGLNKEKASPNVVEAKYILNNEDILFARSGSTVGKNYIHLINDKCIYAGYLIRLIVNREIALPKFVFYCLNTNRYKIFVDNTKSRGSQPNINAKQYGSFKIPIIPIEIQNKVVEILDKFRSLLADTKGLLPKEIEQRQKQYEYYREKLLTFDENSVKREREREHISLIRI; from the coding sequence ATGAGTAAAATATATGAATTACTAAAAAATGAAAAAGTAGAATGGAAAAAACTAGGAGAAGTTTGTAATATTAAGAGGGGTCGTGTTATATCTAAAATCTATTTAGAGGAACATAAAGGTGAGTTCCCTGTATATTCATCTCAAACAAGAAATAATGGAGAAATAGGAAGGATAAGCACATATGATTTTGATGGAGAATTTGCAACATGGACTACAGATGGAGCATATGCTGGTACTGTTTTCTATAGAAATGGAAAGTTCTCAGTAACAAATATTTGTGGACTGATTGAGCCAAAAGATAATAAAAAATTATCGGTTAAGTTTATAGTATATTGGTTACAAATTGAAGCAAAAAAGCATGTAAAAGGAGGGTCGGGGAACCCCAAATTAATGAGTAATGTAGTTGAAAGAATAAAAATTCCTATTCCTTCAATAGAAACACAAGAAAAAATTGTAAAAACACTTGACAAATTTACAAATTATGTTACTGAATTACAGTCTGAATTACAGTCTGAATTACAGTCTAGAACTAAACAGTATGAATATTATAGAGATATGCTTTTAAGTGAAGAATATTTGAATAAATTGTCATGCCATTTAGAAGAAAACAGGTTATTAAAGTTAGAATGGAAGACATTAGATGAAATTTCAGTTGGAAGTTTAAGCTATGGCTCAGGAGCATCTGCGATAGATTATGATGGAGAAACAAGATATATTAGAATTACAGATATCAATGATAGTGGTGGATTAAATAAAGAAAAAGCATCTCCTAATGTAGTAGAAGCAAAGTATATTCTTAATAATGAAGATATTTTATTTGCTAGAAGTGGATCGACAGTTGGTAAAAATTACATACATTTAATTAATGATAAATGTATATATGCTGGATATTTAATAAGATTGATTGTAAATAGGGAAATTGCTTTACCTAAATTTGTTTTTTATTGTTTAAATACAAATCGTTATAAAATTTTTGTTGACAATACAAAGAGCAGAGGTTCACAACCAAATATAAATGCAAAACAATATGGAAGTTTTAAAATTCCAATTATACCAATTGAAATACAAAACAAAGTAGTTGAAATTCTTGATAAATTTCGATCTTTGTTGGCTGATACAAAAGGTTTGTTGCCAAAAGAAATTGAACAAAGACAAAAACAATATGAATATTATCGCGAAAAACTCTTGACATTTGATGAAAATTCTGTTAAGAGAGAGAGAGAGAGAGAGCATATCTCTCTAATTCGTATCTAA
- a CDS encoding GNAT family N-acetyltransferase, with amino-acid sequence MNIETKRCRIRQFKQSDIDELYPILSNPKVMEYIEEPFTLENTKDFLNKNALSYPPRVFALEYKENKKLIGHIIFHKYDKESYEIGFILNSDYWGRGIANEITKSLIDYAKTINIHSLIIECDKRQLATQKIATNNNFKLISSEDLLVYELIL; translated from the coding sequence TTGAATATAGAAACAAAAAGGTGTAGGATAAGACAATTTAAACAATCGGATATTGATGAATTATATCCAATATTAAGTAACCCTAAAGTGATGGAATACATTGAAGAACCTTTCACTTTAGAAAACACAAAAGACTTTTTAAACAAAAATGCTCTGTCTTATCCTCCGCGAGTATTTGCTTTGGAATATAAAGAAAACAAAAAATTAATTGGGCATATTATTTTTCACAAATACGATAAAGAAAGCTATGAAATAGGATTTATCTTAAATTCAGACTATTGGGGACGAGGCATAGCAAACGAAATAACAAAATCACTCATTGACTATGCAAAAACAATAAATATCCATTCACTCATTATCGAATGCGATAAAAGACAATTAGCAACACAAAAAATCGCAACAAATAACAATTTTAAGCTAATAAGTAGCGAGGATTTACTTGTTTATGAATTAATTTTATAA
- a CDS encoding restriction endonuclease subunit S, with protein MEDFAEIYDGTHQTPKYVNIGVPFVSVQDIKNIYGTNKYITIEEYNKFKVKPRKNDVFMTRIGDIGTCAIVKNDDDLAYYVTLALIRPSNDIVLSKFLKYLIESNQGKKELSKRILHNATPIKINLGEIGKLKFFIPSIKVQEHIVSILDKFNAIVNNISKGLPKEIELRQKQYEYYREKLLSFEK; from the coding sequence TTGGAAGATTTTGCTGAAATTTATGACGGAACCCATCAAACACCGAAATATGTTAATATAGGAGTCCCTTTTGTAAGTGTTCAGGATATTAAAAATATTTATGGAACTAACAAATATATAACAATCGAAGAATATAATAAATTTAAAGTTAAACCTAGAAAAAATGATGTTTTTATGACTAGAATAGGAGATATTGGAACTTGTGCTATTGTTAAAAATGATGATGATTTAGCTTATTATGTAACATTAGCATTGATTAGACCAAGTAATGATATTGTGTTAAGTAAATTTCTAAAATATTTAATTGAAAGTAATCAAGGTAAAAAAGAATTAAGTAAAAGAATTTTGCATAATGCAACTCCTATAAAAATTAATCTTGGAGAAATAGGAAAGTTAAAATTTTTTATTCCATCTATAAAAGTTCAAGAGCATATTGTTTCTATTCTTGATAAATTTAATGCTATTGTAAATAATATTTCTAAAGGCTTGCCAAAGGAAATTGAATTAAGACAAAAACAATATGAATATTACAGAGAAAAATTATTAAGTTTTGAAAAATAA
- a CDS encoding type I restriction-modification system subunit M yields the protein MSDFSKENNETAQRAELHRKIWAIADDVRGAVDGWDFKQYILGILFYRFISENLRDYFDKNEHLAGDPNFKYADISDDEAKRDFKSGTIEEKGFFILPSQLFENVVANAKDNENLNTELANIFSDIEKSAIGAESEDDIKGLFEDVDTTSNRLGGTVAEKNKRLRDILTGIAQINFENFKDNHIDAFGDAYEYLISNYASNAGKSGGEFFTPQTVSKLLARIVMDGKEKINKVYDPTCGSGSLLLQMKKQFDDHIIEEGFFGQEINMTNFNLARMNMFLHNVNYNNFSIKRGDTLLNPLHNDEKPFDAIVSNPPYSIKWIGEADPTLINDVRFAPAGKLAPKSYADYAFIMHSLSYLSSNGRAAIVCFPGIFYRKGAERTIRKYLIDNNFIDCVIQLPENLFFGTSIATCVLVIAKNKTENKVLFIDASKEFKKETNNNILEEKNISAIVEEFRNRTDKEYFSRYVYRTEIEENDYNLSVSTYVEKEDTREVIDIKVLNKEIEETVKKIDELRSSINEIVKELEDE from the coding sequence ATGTCGGATTTTTCAAAAGAAAATAATGAAACTGCACAGAGAGCAGAGCTTCATAGAAAAATATGGGCTATTGCAGATGATGTTCGTGGAGCCGTAGATGGTTGGGATTTTAAACAATATATATTAGGGATTTTGTTTTACAGATTTATTTCTGAAAACTTAAGAGATTATTTTGATAAAAATGAACATTTAGCAGGAGACCCTAATTTTAAATATGCTGATATTTCAGATGATGAAGCAAAAAGAGATTTCAAAAGTGGAACAATAGAAGAAAAGGGATTTTTCATTTTACCTAGTCAGCTTTTTGAAAATGTAGTAGCAAATGCAAAAGATAATGAAAACTTAAATACAGAACTTGCGAATATTTTTTCTGATATTGAAAAAAGTGCTATCGGTGCTGAGTCTGAAGATGATATCAAAGGACTTTTTGAAGATGTTGATACGACAAGCAATAGACTTGGGGGAACAGTAGCAGAAAAAAATAAGAGATTAAGAGATATTTTAACAGGAATAGCTCAAATTAATTTTGAAAATTTTAAAGATAATCATATTGACGCTTTTGGGGATGCTTATGAATATTTAATTTCTAATTATGCAAGCAATGCCGGAAAATCCGGTGGTGAATTTTTTACTCCACAAACTGTATCAAAACTTTTAGCAAGAATTGTAATGGATGGAAAAGAAAAGATAAACAAAGTGTATGACCCAACTTGTGGAAGTGGAAGTTTACTTTTGCAAATGAAAAAACAATTTGATGACCATATCATAGAAGAGGGCTTTTTTGGTCAAGAAATTAATATGACTAACTTTAACCTAGCTCGTATGAATATGTTTCTTCACAATGTAAATTATAATAACTTTTCTATCAAAAGGGGAGATACATTGCTTAATCCGTTACATAATGACGAAAAGCCTTTTGATGCGATTGTTTCAAATCCTCCATATTCAATTAAATGGATAGGTGAAGCAGATCCGACTTTAATTAATGATGTACGTTTTGCTCCTGCAGGAAAATTAGCACCAAAATCTTATGCAGACTATGCTTTTATTATGCACTCACTAAGCTATCTTTCAAGCAATGGTAGAGCTGCAATAGTATGCTTTCCGGGAATTTTCTACAGAAAAGGTGCAGAAAGAACTATAAGAAAATATTTAATAGACAACAATTTTATAGACTGTGTAATCCAATTACCTGAAAATCTATTTTTTGGAACATCAATAGCAACTTGTGTTTTAGTTATTGCTAAAAACAAAACAGAAAACAAGGTGCTTTTTATTGATGCAAGTAAAGAATTTAAAAAGGAAACTAATAACAATATCTTGGAAGAAAAAAATATAAGTGCAATAGTAGAAGAATTTAGAAATAGAACAGACAAAGAATATTTTTCAAGGTATGTATATAGAACTGAAATAGAAGAAAATGACTACAATTTATCTGTTTCTACTTATGTAGAAAAAGAAGATACAAGAGAAGTAATAGATATAAAAGTTCTAAACAAAGAAATTGAAGAAACAGTAAAAAAAATAGACGAATTAAGAAGCTCAATAAACGAAATTGTAAAGGAACTTGAAGATGAGTAA